Proteins from a genomic interval of Bremerella sp. JC817:
- a CDS encoding ATP-grasp domain-containing protein: MLTEAEYAVLYEALQTKNLTLLNTPAQYAHCHYLPNCYAEIEAFTPKSIWMSKREAWDLDEIVAEVQAFGPKAAIVKDYVKSRKHEWHEACFIPSTNDADAVRRVVSNFIERQGDDLQGGLIFREFIPLLPAGTHPRSGMPLTQEWRSLVQDGKVIEAAPYWDVQCYCESPPMQKCEAVLANVKSRFFSCDVAQAADGNWWIIELGDAQVAGLPPTTKPEAFFWQVTERVSHE, translated from the coding sequence ATGCTGACCGAGGCGGAGTATGCCGTATTGTATGAAGCACTTCAGACGAAGAATCTGACGCTGCTCAATACGCCGGCCCAGTATGCCCACTGCCATTACTTGCCGAACTGCTACGCCGAGATCGAAGCCTTCACGCCGAAGTCGATTTGGATGTCGAAACGCGAAGCTTGGGACTTGGACGAAATTGTCGCCGAGGTGCAAGCATTCGGGCCAAAGGCTGCGATCGTCAAAGATTACGTCAAGTCGCGGAAGCATGAATGGCACGAGGCCTGTTTCATTCCGAGTACCAACGACGCTGATGCCGTCCGGCGCGTCGTGTCGAACTTCATCGAGCGCCAGGGCGACGATTTACAGGGCGGGCTGATCTTTCGCGAGTTCATCCCGCTGCTGCCGGCCGGGACGCATCCGCGAAGTGGCATGCCGCTCACCCAAGAATGGCGATCGTTGGTGCAGGATGGCAAGGTGATCGAAGCGGCCCCCTATTGGGACGTGCAATGTTACTGCGAGTCGCCGCCGATGCAAAAATGTGAAGCGGTGCTGGCGAATGTGAAAAGTCGCTTCTTTAGCTGCGATGTCGCCCAGGCCGCCGACGGAAACTGGTGGATCATCGAGCTAGGCGACGCCCAGGTAGCCGGTCTTCCGCCGACCACCAAGCCGGAAGCGTTCTTCTGGCAAGTTACGGAACGAGTAAGTCATGAATGA
- a CDS encoding AAA family ATPase, with the protein MEAVLFIGIPASGKSSFYTERFAGTHVRISRDILKTKHRERRFIETCLETNQSMVIDNTCPTRLERQRLINLIRSSSTPCRVVGYYFQSRIADCLRRNHKRADAVPEVAIIAKAKQLELPSLSEGFERLFYVRLTETGFEVEQWNDEI; encoded by the coding sequence ATGGAAGCGGTCCTGTTTATCGGAATCCCTGCCTCGGGCAAATCTTCGTTCTATACCGAGCGGTTTGCCGGCACTCATGTCCGCATCAGTCGCGACATCCTGAAGACGAAGCATCGGGAACGGCGTTTCATCGAAACCTGTCTGGAAACCAACCAGTCGATGGTCATCGATAACACCTGTCCGACCCGGCTCGAACGGCAGCGGCTGATCAACTTGATTCGATCCTCTTCAACGCCCTGCCGCGTGGTTGGCTATTACTTTCAATCACGGATCGCCGACTGTTTGCGTCGGAATCACAAACGTGCTGACGCGGTACCAGAAGTCGCGATCATCGCCAAAGCCAAGCAGTTGGAATTGCCGAGCCTGAGTGAAGGATTCGAGAGGTTGTTTTACGTCCGGCTCACCGAGACCGGGTTTGAAGTGGAGCAGTGGAACGATGAAATTTGA
- a CDS encoding nucleotidyltransferase domain-containing protein translates to MTHPTHYHENLIFSPGTQVVALRDVVGQNGRTLHPRGAVGVVVRAPLDLADNYRVRFPDGVEEPLKTSEVALLAKHKEGDIGNSKVTSERNDLYERVILQCIIGSQAYGLSDSESDIDRRGIYLPPADLHWSLYGVPEQLECEKTQEAYWELQKFIVLALKANPNVLECLYSPLVEKATPLAKQLLAQREMFLSRLVYQTFNGYVLSQFKKMQADLRNQGQVKWKHVMHLIRLLICGTRVLNEGTVQVEVGEHREQLLAIKRGEMPWGETERWRRQLHVDFDTALANTRLPERPDYERANSFLLQARRAALSAELP, encoded by the coding sequence ATGACGCATCCAACGCATTACCACGAAAACCTGATCTTCTCGCCCGGTACCCAGGTCGTCGCCTTGCGCGATGTCGTGGGGCAGAACGGACGAACGCTGCACCCGCGCGGCGCTGTGGGCGTGGTCGTGCGTGCGCCATTGGACCTGGCCGATAACTATCGCGTCCGCTTCCCCGACGGTGTGGAAGAGCCGCTCAAGACGAGCGAAGTTGCCTTGCTGGCGAAGCACAAGGAAGGCGACATCGGCAACAGCAAGGTGACCAGCGAACGCAACGATTTGTACGAGCGGGTGATCTTGCAGTGCATCATCGGTTCGCAGGCCTATGGGCTGAGTGACTCGGAGTCCGATATCGATCGCCGGGGGATTTACCTTCCACCGGCCGATCTGCATTGGTCGCTTTACGGCGTGCCAGAGCAACTGGAGTGCGAGAAAACCCAGGAAGCGTACTGGGAGCTGCAAAAGTTTATCGTGCTGGCATTGAAGGCGAACCCCAACGTGCTGGAGTGTCTCTACTCTCCCCTGGTCGAGAAAGCGACACCGCTGGCCAAACAACTGTTGGCACAGCGCGAGATGTTCCTTTCGCGGCTCGTTTACCAGACGTTCAATGGTTACGTGCTGTCGCAGTTCAAGAAGATGCAGGCCGACCTGCGGAATCAGGGGCAAGTGAAATGGAAACATGTCATGCACCTGATTCGCTTGCTGATCTGCGGGACCCGTGTCCTGAACGAAGGGACCGTGCAGGTCGAAGTGGGCGAGCATCGCGAGCAACTGCTGGCGATCAAGCGGGGCGAGATGCCGTGGGGAGAGACCGAACGTTGGCGACGCCAACTGCATGTCGATTTCGACACAGCGCTGGCCAACACACGTTTGCCCGAACGACCCGATTACGAACGAGCGAATTCCTTTTTACTTCAGGCCCGACGTGCGGCCCTATCGGCAGAACTGCCATGA
- a CDS encoding tRNA(His) guanylyltransferase Thg1 family protein, translating to MKFDVLDRMMRVFETSADLCVLPGMFMVARLDGRRFTRLTKEEGNFEVPFDVKFRDWMVSTTEALMHCGFRVLYGFTESDEISLLLHPDEQAFGRKLRKYNSTLAAEASAHFSLKLGKVATFDCRISQLPGPQKVVDYFRWRSEDASRNALNSWCYWTLRDQGESRRGATQQLNGLATARKRELLRYYGIEFDQLPAWQRRGVGLYWKRFARKGTNPQTGDQVDAFRRNVYVEYELPSQAEYSWLIQQLLAPALTS from the coding sequence ATGAAATTTGACGTTTTAGATCGAATGATGCGAGTCTTTGAGACCTCGGCCGATTTGTGCGTGCTGCCAGGCATGTTCATGGTGGCCCGGCTCGACGGTCGTCGCTTCACCCGGCTGACCAAAGAGGAAGGCAACTTCGAGGTTCCGTTCGATGTGAAATTTCGTGACTGGATGGTCTCGACAACTGAGGCCTTGATGCATTGTGGGTTTCGCGTGCTGTATGGCTTCACGGAGAGTGATGAGATCTCACTTCTGCTACATCCTGATGAACAGGCCTTTGGACGGAAGCTGCGGAAGTACAACTCCACTCTGGCCGCGGAAGCAAGTGCTCATTTTTCGTTGAAATTAGGCAAGGTAGCAACCTTTGACTGTCGTATTTCCCAGTTGCCAGGTCCGCAGAAAGTGGTCGATTACTTCCGTTGGCGCAGCGAAGACGCGTCGCGGAACGCGCTGAACAGTTGGTGCTATTGGACACTGCGGGATCAAGGAGAATCTCGACGGGGGGCAACGCAACAGTTGAACGGCCTGGCGACCGCCAGAAAACGAGAGCTGCTGAGGTACTACGGAATCGAGTTCGACCAACTCCCGGCTTGGCAACGGCGAGGCGTCGGATTGTATTGGAAACGTTTCGCTCGGAAAGGCACGAATCCGCAAACGGGCGATCAGGTGGACGCATTTCGGCGTAACGTTTACGTCGAGTACGAGCTTCCTAGCCAGGCTGAATATAGCTGGCTGATTCAGCAATTGTTGGCGCCGGCATTGACCTCGTAA
- a CDS encoding 3' terminal RNA ribose 2'-O-methyltransferase Hen1: MLLSISTTHKPATDLSFLLHKHPDKFQSFATSFGKVHCFYPEASEERCTACLLLEVDPVGMARGRNRSPGDLLSHYVNDRSYVASSLMSVGISQVLGTALGGRCQKQPELVTQPLPLQATLDVLPVCGGAAVLRQLFEPLGYEVEATRQTLDAKFPEWGDSSYFSVTIRGEVTLSQLLTHLYVLIPVFDNEKHYFVGEAEVEKLLAKGEGWLADHPARNLITRRYLRFRSGLYHQALARLIEEEAINDEPPEETTTTQESQQQQSLNQQRHAAVLQTLMESDAKSVLDLGCGEGRLLRSLIEQKQFRRIVGVDVAIRTLEIASRRLKLERLPEAQAERVELIHGSLTYRDKRLEGFDAAAVVEVIEHLDPPRLAALQRVLFGCARPKTVVLTTPNQEFNVKWESLPAGQFRHADHRFEWTRPQFQAWANQIAETYGYTVTFQPVGPVDDEVGSPTQMGIFRR, translated from the coding sequence ATGCTTCTCTCGATTTCGACCACTCACAAGCCCGCCACCGACCTCAGCTTCCTTTTGCATAAGCACCCGGACAAGTTCCAGTCGTTTGCAACCTCGTTCGGCAAAGTGCATTGCTTTTACCCGGAAGCCAGCGAAGAACGCTGCACGGCCTGCTTGCTGTTGGAGGTCGATCCGGTTGGCATGGCACGCGGTCGAAACCGTTCGCCGGGTGATCTCCTTTCGCACTACGTGAACGACCGATCCTATGTTGCGTCGTCGCTGATGAGCGTGGGCATTTCACAGGTTCTGGGGACGGCCCTGGGTGGGCGATGCCAAAAGCAGCCGGAACTGGTGACGCAGCCCCTGCCCCTTCAGGCGACGCTCGATGTGTTGCCGGTTTGTGGTGGAGCAGCCGTGTTGCGGCAGCTGTTCGAGCCGCTCGGTTATGAAGTGGAAGCGACGCGGCAGACGCTCGATGCAAAGTTCCCCGAGTGGGGCGACAGCTCGTACTTCAGCGTCACAATTCGCGGCGAAGTGACGCTGTCGCAACTGCTGACGCACCTTTATGTGCTGATCCCGGTGTTCGACAACGAAAAGCACTACTTCGTCGGCGAGGCGGAAGTGGAAAAGCTGCTGGCCAAAGGAGAAGGTTGGCTGGCCGATCATCCTGCCAGAAACCTGATCACGCGGCGCTACCTCCGTTTCCGGAGCGGCCTGTATCATCAGGCACTGGCGCGACTGATCGAAGAAGAAGCGATAAACGACGAACCACCGGAAGAGACCACCACGACGCAGGAGAGCCAGCAGCAGCAAAGCCTTAACCAGCAGCGGCATGCGGCGGTACTGCAGACCCTGATGGAAAGTGACGCGAAGAGCGTGCTGGACCTGGGCTGCGGCGAGGGTCGCTTGTTGCGGTCGCTGATCGAGCAAAAGCAATTCCGCCGGATTGTCGGCGTCGACGTGGCGATTCGCACGTTAGAAATCGCCAGCCGAAGATTAAAACTAGAGCGTTTGCCCGAGGCCCAAGCCGAACGGGTCGAACTGATCCATGGATCGCTGACCTATCGCGACAAGCGATTGGAAGGCTTCGACGCGGCAGCCGTGGTGGAAGTGATCGAGCATCTCGATCCTCCGCGGTTGGCGGCGCTCCAGCGGGTTTTGTTCGGGTGCGCTCGGCCGAAAACGGTCGTGCTCACCACGCCCAATCAGGAATTCAACGTGAAGTGGGAAAGCTTGCCGGCCGGGCAGTTTCGCCACGCAGACCATCGTTTCGAATGGACCCGGCCACAGTTTCAAGCGTGGGCCAACCAAATTGCCGAAACGTACGGGTACACCGTCACGTTTCAGCCGGTTGGCCCCGTCGATGACGAGGTCGGATCGCCGACCCAAATGGGAATCTTCCGCCGATGA
- a CDS encoding RNA ligase family protein: protein MGTSHGNFTKYPRTPHLFGSMGTDDDKHLGEAESCELIADPSLIVEEKLDGTNVGIHFSDDGQLVLQCRGHLITEGMHPQYDLFKQWASVKRFTLETQLENRYLLFGEWLYARHTVAYHQLPHYFFEFDIFDKQQQVFLDLERRMELLEGTGVVTVPVLHHGAISRKELVKLVGASRFKSEFHNPDDGRVDDRMEGLYVRTEADGVVTARAKFVRPEFTEKIKQSTHWQQQVMVPNQLADGVDIWS from the coding sequence ATGGGTACATCACACGGAAACTTTACGAAATATCCGCGGACGCCCCACTTGTTTGGTTCGATGGGAACCGACGACGATAAGCACCTGGGCGAGGCGGAGTCGTGCGAGCTGATCGCCGATCCTTCGCTGATTGTTGAAGAGAAGCTCGACGGAACGAATGTCGGGATTCACTTCAGCGACGACGGCCAACTGGTGCTGCAATGTCGTGGGCACCTGATCACCGAGGGAATGCATCCGCAGTACGACTTGTTCAAGCAATGGGCAAGCGTGAAACGATTCACGCTGGAAACCCAGCTCGAAAATCGCTACTTGCTGTTTGGCGAGTGGCTCTATGCCCGGCACACGGTGGCTTACCACCAGTTGCCGCACTACTTCTTCGAGTTCGATATTTTCGACAAGCAGCAGCAGGTCTTTCTCGACTTGGAACGTCGGATGGAACTGCTGGAAGGGACCGGGGTCGTGACGGTGCCGGTGCTGCATCATGGAGCGATATCGAGAAAAGAATTGGTAAAACTTGTCGGGGCATCGCGCTTCAAGAGCGAATTCCATAACCCGGACGATGGCCGGGTCGACGACCGGATGGAAGGGCTTTACGTGCGAACGGAAGCGGACGGAGTGGTCACGGCGCGGGCCAAGTTCGTGCGACCCGAGTTCACCGAGAAGATCAAACAAAGCACCCATTGGCAACAACAAGTGATGGTCCCCAATCAATTGGCGGACGGAGTCGATATCTGGTCATGA
- a CDS encoding SUMF1/EgtB/PvdO family nonheme iron enzyme, with product MAYSLNEIEERVCEIAQRILNLPPHKCRPDSRVIEDLGCDSLEAVELMMELEDAFDCKVSNDRSFPLGNAIFTRNPMRLRDLAELIYVLQATGKIERPTGWAWLRRKEVQRPTIDADLFTQLGGRFDPQTLEKKFTLLEDLGKVDGLRQARRRTDGMRCVQIPAGKAMVGSDAADALDDERPRHEVALDAYWIDVEPVSTTAWCRFLNSIERGESHLARWMLLDEADDRIVQLPVVRREGMWTPLRGTAMLPIVLVSWHGANAYALWANQLDWREYASVDGPLPSEAQWEHAAEGAFQSADETNFVAGQHVRGETYDAENLPMAPVHHPLGMSRFGLHHMAGNVWQWCRDWYAADFYQTSESQLSNPLGTQPSGIRSERGGSWVGPAELCRASYRRGRHADAFGRCLGFRCLTWTK from the coding sequence ATGGCTTATAGCTTGAACGAAATCGAAGAACGCGTTTGCGAGATCGCGCAGCGGATACTAAACCTTCCGCCGCACAAATGTCGGCCGGACAGTCGCGTGATCGAAGACCTGGGCTGCGATAGCTTAGAGGCGGTCGAGTTGATGATGGAGCTGGAAGATGCCTTCGATTGCAAGGTTTCGAATGACCGTTCCTTTCCGCTTGGCAATGCGATCTTCACCCGCAATCCGATGCGGCTGCGTGACCTGGCCGAGTTAATCTATGTGCTGCAAGCGACCGGCAAGATCGAGCGGCCAACCGGCTGGGCCTGGCTGCGGCGGAAAGAGGTCCAGCGGCCGACGATCGATGCCGATCTCTTCACGCAGCTTGGGGGAAGGTTCGATCCGCAGACGCTCGAAAAGAAATTCACGCTGCTGGAAGATCTCGGCAAAGTGGATGGCCTCCGTCAGGCACGTCGCCGGACCGATGGAATGCGCTGCGTGCAGATCCCGGCCGGCAAAGCCATGGTGGGCAGCGACGCGGCGGATGCCCTCGACGACGAACGACCACGCCACGAGGTTGCGCTCGATGCGTATTGGATCGACGTCGAGCCAGTCTCGACGACCGCCTGGTGCCGGTTTCTGAATTCGATCGAGCGTGGCGAAAGCCATTTGGCTCGGTGGATGCTGCTCGACGAAGCGGATGATCGCATCGTGCAATTGCCGGTCGTTCGCCGCGAAGGAATGTGGACTCCGCTAAGGGGGACGGCCATGTTGCCGATAGTGCTCGTTTCATGGCATGGAGCCAATGCCTACGCGTTGTGGGCGAATCAGCTCGATTGGCGGGAGTATGCCAGCGTCGACGGTCCATTGCCGAGTGAAGCGCAGTGGGAGCACGCCGCCGAAGGAGCATTTCAATCGGCAGACGAAACGAACTTTGTGGCAGGTCAGCATGTCCGTGGAGAGACCTACGATGCCGAAAACCTGCCGATGGCCCCAGTGCATCATCCGTTGGGGATGTCGCGGTTCGGATTGCATCATATGGCCGGCAACGTCTGGCAATGGTGTCGCGATTGGTACGCGGCCGACTTTTATCAAACATCGGAAAGCCAGCTTTCGAACCCGCTAGGCACGCAGCCCAGTGGCATTCGCAGCGAGCGCGGCGGCAGTTGGGTTGGTCCGGCCGAGTTGTGCCGGGCCTCGTATAGGCGCGGTCGCCATGCCGACGCCTTCGGCCGCTGCCTCGGCTTTCGCTGTCTTACTTGGACGAAATAA
- a CDS encoding SEC-C metal-binding domain-containing protein has protein sequence MKRGVRIVHGDKLLQEKLGRNDLCPCGSGKRFKKCCLKKGRF, from the coding sequence GTGAAACGCGGCGTACGGATCGTGCATGGCGACAAGCTTCTGCAAGAGAAGCTGGGCCGCAACGATCTCTGCCCGTGTGGCTCGGGGAAACGATTCAAAAAGTGCTGCCTGAAGAAAGGCCGCTTTTGA
- a CDS encoding AAA family ATPase, translating into MNWQELQHASLDRLIGWAETQPWCRAMAECAQDAQWHAEGDVWTHTQMVLRQLEELEAWPTIGSHDRTVLKFTALFHDVAKPLTTRLDELTGRITSPKHAVKGEHVARAVLRELGCDVMTREAICRLVRYHGRPVFLTERDDPQHEVVRLSWMVNNRLLYWFALADSRGRDTDSMSRPEENLDLWQLAAEEVNCFDQPYPFVSDHARFTFLRAAEPNLYYVPHEQFRCRVTLMAGLPGSGKDTWIQRHREDWPVVSLDDLRQELEIDPTENQGVVAQAAQERCRELLRAGTSFVFNATNTMRQTRGRWLDLFASYDAHVEIIYLEPDFREILRQNRARTQRVPESVIHRLAERCEPPTWWECHRLQYVAS; encoded by the coding sequence ATGAACTGGCAAGAACTACAACACGCATCGCTCGACCGCTTGATCGGTTGGGCCGAAACGCAGCCTTGGTGTCGCGCCATGGCCGAGTGCGCTCAGGATGCGCAGTGGCATGCCGAAGGAGATGTCTGGACGCACACCCAGATGGTGCTTCGCCAGTTGGAAGAGCTTGAAGCCTGGCCAACGATCGGTTCGCACGACCGGACCGTTTTGAAGTTCACGGCGCTCTTTCACGATGTGGCCAAGCCGCTGACAACGCGACTCGACGAACTGACCGGACGGATCACTTCGCCGAAACATGCGGTCAAAGGAGAGCACGTCGCACGGGCCGTACTGCGCGAACTTGGCTGCGATGTGATGACGCGAGAGGCCATTTGTCGACTGGTGCGATACCATGGACGCCCGGTCTTCTTAACCGAACGGGACGATCCGCAGCATGAAGTGGTGCGGTTGTCGTGGATGGTGAACAATCGGCTGCTGTATTGGTTTGCCCTGGCCGACTCGCGCGGACGCGATACCGATAGTATGTCGCGACCCGAAGAGAACTTGGACCTATGGCAACTGGCGGCCGAAGAAGTCAATTGCTTCGATCAGCCTTATCCGTTCGTTTCCGATCATGCCCGGTTCACGTTTCTGCGTGCTGCCGAGCCCAACTTGTATTACGTCCCGCACGAGCAGTTCCGCTGCCGCGTGACGTTGATGGCGGGGCTGCCAGGCAGTGGCAAAGATACGTGGATCCAGCGTCATCGCGAAGATTGGCCGGTGGTCTCCTTGGACGATCTTCGCCAAGAGCTGGAGATCGATCCGACCGAAAACCAAGGCGTCGTTGCCCAGGCCGCGCAAGAGCGATGCCGCGAATTGTTACGGGCCGGAACGTCGTTCGTATTCAACGCGACCAACACCATGCGTCAGACGCGTGGCCGTTGGCTCGATTTGTTTGCTTCGTACGACGCCCATGTTGAAATCATTTATTTGGAGCCTGACTTCCGCGAGATCCTGCGTCAGAATCGTGCCCGCACGCAGCGTGTGCCGGAAAGTGTCATTCACCGCCTGGCCGAACGATGCGAGCCTCCGACGTGGTGGGAGTGTCATCGTTTGCAGTACGTCGCTTCATGA
- a CDS encoding nucleotidyltransferase domain-containing protein encodes MNEIESRLVAQVDKHPYPLLFATVSGAHLYGFPSPDSDFDLRGCHVLPLAETVGLVTGPETVEKQCLEDGLELDLVTHDAKKFFQLMLKKNGYVLEQVLSPLIVHTTPYHEELCSLAKGCVTRHHAHHYLGFAGTQWRLFEQESPPRVKPLLYVYRVLLTGIHLMRSGEVEANLRHLNEMFQLSYLDELIERKVSGPEKGTLSDADVAFHLAEVRRLTAWLEQCRLETSLPEAPSTSDALHDLLVRVRLDVVS; translated from the coding sequence ATGAATGAAATCGAATCGCGCCTGGTAGCCCAGGTCGACAAACATCCCTATCCCCTGCTCTTCGCCACGGTCAGTGGTGCGCACCTGTATGGCTTTCCGTCGCCAGACTCTGACTTCGATCTGCGCGGATGCCATGTGCTGCCGCTGGCGGAAACGGTGGGTCTGGTCACCGGTCCCGAGACCGTCGAGAAGCAATGCCTCGAAGATGGACTGGAACTCGATCTGGTAACGCACGATGCGAAAAAGTTCTTTCAATTGATGCTGAAGAAGAACGGCTACGTGCTGGAACAGGTCTTGTCGCCACTGATCGTTCACACCACCCCGTACCACGAAGAGCTGTGCTCGCTGGCGAAGGGATGCGTGACGCGACATCACGCGCATCATTACCTGGGATTCGCCGGAACGCAGTGGCGATTGTTCGAGCAAGAATCGCCACCGCGGGTCAAGCCGCTGCTGTACGTTTACCGCGTCCTGCTGACCGGAATCCACTTGATGCGCAGTGGCGAGGTCGAAGCGAACTTGAGGCATTTGAACGAGATGTTCCAGCTTTCGTACTTGGATGAACTAATCGAACGCAAAGTCAGCGGACCTGAGAAAGGAACACTCAGCGATGCGGACGTGGCATTTCATCTGGCCGAGGTACGGCGACTGACGGCCTGGCTGGAGCAGTGTCGCCTTGAAACCAGCTTGCCGGAAGCACCCTCGACAAGCGACGCCTTGCACGACCTGCTCGTACGTGTCAGGCTCGACGTTGTGTCGTAA